In a genomic window of Ranitomeya imitator isolate aRanImi1 chromosome 5, aRanImi1.pri, whole genome shotgun sequence:
- the PACC1 gene encoding proton-activated chloride channel isoform X4, with protein sequence MLRKEISRSYQELSEELEQPPEDVEILEDMDEEEDDQEEPISDSLPERDLDRSSPSVRFSRTCLKNVFSVLLIFVYLLLMAVAVFLVYQTITDFRDKLKHPVMSVSYKEVDVYEAPGIAIYPGKARLLSCDHHLYDHIPPLKSPGQPGKNQCVTQTMNYTDPFTNQTVKHALIVKGPCEVRKRELVFLQFHLNETEQDFSSIDYLLFASYKNFLASDNKNKFMQDCESSFSSWKFSGGFRTWVKMSLVKTTEEDGRQDVEFKQETSVVNYIDRRQATEKGDQLFFVVFEWKDPYIQEIQDIITANPWSMIALLCGVFLVLFKAADFAKLSVKWMIKIRKRHLKKRARELNHIS encoded by the exons TTAAGTGAAGAGTTAGAGCAACCTCCTGAAGATGTGGAGATCCTAGAGGAcatggatgaagaagaagatgaccaGGAGGAACCTATCTCCGATTCCCTGCCAG AGCGGGATCTGGACAGGAGCAGCCCCTCCGTGCGGTTCAGCAGGACGTGTCTGAAGAACGTCTTCTCTGTGCTGCTGATCTTCGTCTATCTGCTGCTGATGGCCGTGGCCGTGTTCCTCGTCTATCAGACCATAACGGACTTCAGGGACAAGCTCAAACACCCGGTGATGTCTGTGTCCTACAAAGAGGTGGATGTGTACGAGGCTCCAG gcatagccatctatccagggaaGGCTCGGCTCCTGAGCTGCGACCATCACCTGTACGACCACATCCCGCCACTGAAGAGTCCGGGGCAGCCGGGGAAGAACCAGTGCGTCACCCAGACCATGAACTACACCGACCCCTTCACCAACCAGACAGTG AAGCACGCTCTCATAGTTAAGGGGCCGTGTGAAGTAAGGAAGAGGGAGCTGGTTTTCCTGCAGTTCCATCTCAACGAGACAGAACAAGACTTCAGCTCCATCGACTATCTGCTCTTCGCTTCTTACAAGAACTTCCTCGCCAG tgacaaCAAGAATAAATTCATGCAGGACTGTGAAAGCTCCTTCTCCAGCTGGAAATTTTCTGGGGGGTTTCGGACTTGGGTGAAAATGTCCTTAGTAAAGACGACTGAGGAAGACGGGAGACAAGACGTGGAGTTCAAGCAAGAG ACCAGCGTCGTCAACTACATCGATCGGCGGCAGGCGACCGAGAAGGGAGACCAGTTATTCTTTGTGGTCTTTGAATGGAAGGACCCGTACATCCAAGAGATTCAGGAC ATCATCACTGCCAACCCCTGGAGCATGATCGCGCTGCTCTGCGGAGTGTTCCTGGTTTTATTCAAAGCCGCAGACTTCGCCAAACTCAGCGTGAAGTGGATGATCAAAATCCGCAAGCGGCATCTGAAGAAGCGGGCGCGGGAGCTGAACCACATAAGCTGA
- the PACC1 gene encoding proton-activated chloride channel isoform X6, which translates to MAVAVFLVYQTITDFRDKLKHPVMSVSYKEVDVYEAPGIAIYPGKARLLSCDHHLYDHIPPLKSPGQPGKNQCVTQTMNYTDPFTNQTVKHALIVKGPCEVRKRELVFLQFHLNETEQDFSSIDYLLFASYKNFLASDNKNKFMQDCESSFSSWKFSGGFRTWVKMSLVKTTEEDGRQDVEFKQETSVVNYIDRRQATEKGDQLFFVVFEWKDPYIQEIQDIITANPWSMIALLCGVFLVLFKAADFAKLSVKWMIKIRKRHLKKRARELNHIS; encoded by the exons ATGGCCGTGGCCGTGTTCCTCGTCTATCAGACCATAACGGACTTCAGGGACAAGCTCAAACACCCGGTGATGTCTGTGTCCTACAAAGAGGTGGATGTGTACGAGGCTCCAG gcatagccatctatccagggaaGGCTCGGCTCCTGAGCTGCGACCATCACCTGTACGACCACATCCCGCCACTGAAGAGTCCGGGGCAGCCGGGGAAGAACCAGTGCGTCACCCAGACCATGAACTACACCGACCCCTTCACCAACCAGACAGTG AAGCACGCTCTCATAGTTAAGGGGCCGTGTGAAGTAAGGAAGAGGGAGCTGGTTTTCCTGCAGTTCCATCTCAACGAGACAGAACAAGACTTCAGCTCCATCGACTATCTGCTCTTCGCTTCTTACAAGAACTTCCTCGCCAG tgacaaCAAGAATAAATTCATGCAGGACTGTGAAAGCTCCTTCTCCAGCTGGAAATTTTCTGGGGGGTTTCGGACTTGGGTGAAAATGTCCTTAGTAAAGACGACTGAGGAAGACGGGAGACAAGACGTGGAGTTCAAGCAAGAG ACCAGCGTCGTCAACTACATCGATCGGCGGCAGGCGACCGAGAAGGGAGACCAGTTATTCTTTGTGGTCTTTGAATGGAAGGACCCGTACATCCAAGAGATTCAGGAC ATCATCACTGCCAACCCCTGGAGCATGATCGCGCTGCTCTGCGGAGTGTTCCTGGTTTTATTCAAAGCCGCAGACTTCGCCAAACTCAGCGTGAAGTGGATGATCAAAATCCGCAAGCGGCATCTGAAGAAGCGGGCGCGGGAGCTGAACCACATAAGCTGA
- the PACC1 gene encoding proton-activated chloride channel isoform X1 — protein MTASHTLGILFMSFKRWSPGLVFTSQLSEELEQPPEDVEILEDMDEEEDDQEEPISDSLPAERDLDRSSPSVRFSRTCLKNVFSVLLIFVYLLLMAVAVFLVYQTITDFRDKLKHPVMSVSYKEVDVYEAPGIAIYPGKARLLSCDHHLYDHIPPLKSPGQPGKNQCVTQTMNYTDPFTNQTVKHALIVKGPCEVRKRELVFLQFHLNETEQDFSSIDYLLFASYKNFLASDNKNKFMQDCESSFSSWKFSGGFRTWVKMSLVKTTEEDGRQDVEFKQETSVVNYIDRRQATEKGDQLFFVVFEWKDPYIQEIQDIITANPWSMIALLCGVFLVLFKAADFAKLSVKWMIKIRKRHLKKRARELNHIS, from the exons TTAAGTGAAGAGTTAGAGCAACCTCCTGAAGATGTGGAGATCCTAGAGGAcatggatgaagaagaagatgaccaGGAGGAACCTATCTCCGATTCCCTGCCAG CAGAGCGGGATCTGGACAGGAGCAGCCCCTCCGTGCGGTTCAGCAGGACGTGTCTGAAGAACGTCTTCTCTGTGCTGCTGATCTTCGTCTATCTGCTGCTGATGGCCGTGGCCGTGTTCCTCGTCTATCAGACCATAACGGACTTCAGGGACAAGCTCAAACACCCGGTGATGTCTGTGTCCTACAAAGAGGTGGATGTGTACGAGGCTCCAG gcatagccatctatccagggaaGGCTCGGCTCCTGAGCTGCGACCATCACCTGTACGACCACATCCCGCCACTGAAGAGTCCGGGGCAGCCGGGGAAGAACCAGTGCGTCACCCAGACCATGAACTACACCGACCCCTTCACCAACCAGACAGTG AAGCACGCTCTCATAGTTAAGGGGCCGTGTGAAGTAAGGAAGAGGGAGCTGGTTTTCCTGCAGTTCCATCTCAACGAGACAGAACAAGACTTCAGCTCCATCGACTATCTGCTCTTCGCTTCTTACAAGAACTTCCTCGCCAG tgacaaCAAGAATAAATTCATGCAGGACTGTGAAAGCTCCTTCTCCAGCTGGAAATTTTCTGGGGGGTTTCGGACTTGGGTGAAAATGTCCTTAGTAAAGACGACTGAGGAAGACGGGAGACAAGACGTGGAGTTCAAGCAAGAG ACCAGCGTCGTCAACTACATCGATCGGCGGCAGGCGACCGAGAAGGGAGACCAGTTATTCTTTGTGGTCTTTGAATGGAAGGACCCGTACATCCAAGAGATTCAGGAC ATCATCACTGCCAACCCCTGGAGCATGATCGCGCTGCTCTGCGGAGTGTTCCTGGTTTTATTCAAAGCCGCAGACTTCGCCAAACTCAGCGTGAAGTGGATGATCAAAATCCGCAAGCGGCATCTGAAGAAGCGGGCGCGGGAGCTGAACCACATAAGCTGA
- the PACC1 gene encoding proton-activated chloride channel isoform X3 produces MLRKEISRSYQELSEELEQPPEDVEILEDMDEEEDDQEEPISDSLPAERDLDRSSPSVRFSRTCLKNVFSVLLIFVYLLLMAVAVFLVYQTITDFRDKLKHPVMSVSYKEVDVYEAPGIAIYPGKARLLSCDHHLYDHIPPLKSPGQPGKNQCVTQTMNYTDPFTNQTVKHALIVKGPCEVRKRELVFLQFHLNETEQDFSSIDYLLFASYKNFLASDNKNKFMQDCESSFSSWKFSGGFRTWVKMSLVKTTEEDGRQDVEFKQETSVVNYIDRRQATEKGDQLFFVVFEWKDPYIQEIQDIITANPWSMIALLCGVFLVLFKAADFAKLSVKWMIKIRKRHLKKRARELNHIS; encoded by the exons TTAAGTGAAGAGTTAGAGCAACCTCCTGAAGATGTGGAGATCCTAGAGGAcatggatgaagaagaagatgaccaGGAGGAACCTATCTCCGATTCCCTGCCAG CAGAGCGGGATCTGGACAGGAGCAGCCCCTCCGTGCGGTTCAGCAGGACGTGTCTGAAGAACGTCTTCTCTGTGCTGCTGATCTTCGTCTATCTGCTGCTGATGGCCGTGGCCGTGTTCCTCGTCTATCAGACCATAACGGACTTCAGGGACAAGCTCAAACACCCGGTGATGTCTGTGTCCTACAAAGAGGTGGATGTGTACGAGGCTCCAG gcatagccatctatccagggaaGGCTCGGCTCCTGAGCTGCGACCATCACCTGTACGACCACATCCCGCCACTGAAGAGTCCGGGGCAGCCGGGGAAGAACCAGTGCGTCACCCAGACCATGAACTACACCGACCCCTTCACCAACCAGACAGTG AAGCACGCTCTCATAGTTAAGGGGCCGTGTGAAGTAAGGAAGAGGGAGCTGGTTTTCCTGCAGTTCCATCTCAACGAGACAGAACAAGACTTCAGCTCCATCGACTATCTGCTCTTCGCTTCTTACAAGAACTTCCTCGCCAG tgacaaCAAGAATAAATTCATGCAGGACTGTGAAAGCTCCTTCTCCAGCTGGAAATTTTCTGGGGGGTTTCGGACTTGGGTGAAAATGTCCTTAGTAAAGACGACTGAGGAAGACGGGAGACAAGACGTGGAGTTCAAGCAAGAG ACCAGCGTCGTCAACTACATCGATCGGCGGCAGGCGACCGAGAAGGGAGACCAGTTATTCTTTGTGGTCTTTGAATGGAAGGACCCGTACATCCAAGAGATTCAGGAC ATCATCACTGCCAACCCCTGGAGCATGATCGCGCTGCTCTGCGGAGTGTTCCTGGTTTTATTCAAAGCCGCAGACTTCGCCAAACTCAGCGTGAAGTGGATGATCAAAATCCGCAAGCGGCATCTGAAGAAGCGGGCGCGGGAGCTGAACCACATAAGCTGA
- the PACC1 gene encoding proton-activated chloride channel isoform X2 — translation MTASHTLGILFMSFKRWSPGLVFTSQLSEELEQPPEDVEILEDMDEEEDDQEEPISDSLPERDLDRSSPSVRFSRTCLKNVFSVLLIFVYLLLMAVAVFLVYQTITDFRDKLKHPVMSVSYKEVDVYEAPGIAIYPGKARLLSCDHHLYDHIPPLKSPGQPGKNQCVTQTMNYTDPFTNQTVKHALIVKGPCEVRKRELVFLQFHLNETEQDFSSIDYLLFASYKNFLASDNKNKFMQDCESSFSSWKFSGGFRTWVKMSLVKTTEEDGRQDVEFKQETSVVNYIDRRQATEKGDQLFFVVFEWKDPYIQEIQDIITANPWSMIALLCGVFLVLFKAADFAKLSVKWMIKIRKRHLKKRARELNHIS, via the exons TTAAGTGAAGAGTTAGAGCAACCTCCTGAAGATGTGGAGATCCTAGAGGAcatggatgaagaagaagatgaccaGGAGGAACCTATCTCCGATTCCCTGCCAG AGCGGGATCTGGACAGGAGCAGCCCCTCCGTGCGGTTCAGCAGGACGTGTCTGAAGAACGTCTTCTCTGTGCTGCTGATCTTCGTCTATCTGCTGCTGATGGCCGTGGCCGTGTTCCTCGTCTATCAGACCATAACGGACTTCAGGGACAAGCTCAAACACCCGGTGATGTCTGTGTCCTACAAAGAGGTGGATGTGTACGAGGCTCCAG gcatagccatctatccagggaaGGCTCGGCTCCTGAGCTGCGACCATCACCTGTACGACCACATCCCGCCACTGAAGAGTCCGGGGCAGCCGGGGAAGAACCAGTGCGTCACCCAGACCATGAACTACACCGACCCCTTCACCAACCAGACAGTG AAGCACGCTCTCATAGTTAAGGGGCCGTGTGAAGTAAGGAAGAGGGAGCTGGTTTTCCTGCAGTTCCATCTCAACGAGACAGAACAAGACTTCAGCTCCATCGACTATCTGCTCTTCGCTTCTTACAAGAACTTCCTCGCCAG tgacaaCAAGAATAAATTCATGCAGGACTGTGAAAGCTCCTTCTCCAGCTGGAAATTTTCTGGGGGGTTTCGGACTTGGGTGAAAATGTCCTTAGTAAAGACGACTGAGGAAGACGGGAGACAAGACGTGGAGTTCAAGCAAGAG ACCAGCGTCGTCAACTACATCGATCGGCGGCAGGCGACCGAGAAGGGAGACCAGTTATTCTTTGTGGTCTTTGAATGGAAGGACCCGTACATCCAAGAGATTCAGGAC ATCATCACTGCCAACCCCTGGAGCATGATCGCGCTGCTCTGCGGAGTGTTCCTGGTTTTATTCAAAGCCGCAGACTTCGCCAAACTCAGCGTGAAGTGGATGATCAAAATCCGCAAGCGGCATCTGAAGAAGCGGGCGCGGGAGCTGAACCACATAAGCTGA
- the PACC1 gene encoding proton-activated chloride channel isoform X5 has protein sequence MTASHTLGILFMSFKRWSPGLVFTSQLSEELEQPPEDVEILEDMDEEEDDQEEPISDSLPAERDLDRSSPSVRFSRTCLKNVFSVLLIFVYLLLMAVAVFLVYQTITDFRDKLKHPVMSVSYKEVDVYEAPGIAIYPGKARLLSCDHHLYDHIPPLKSPGQPGKNQCVTQTMNYTDPFTNQTVKHALIVKGPCEVRKRELVFLQFHLNETEQDFSSIDYLLFASYKNFLASDNKNKFMQDCESSFSSWKFSGGFRTWVKMSLVKTTEEDGRQDVEFKQEGNTKDAVVAIPIVPQNPNGSMTQ, from the exons TTAAGTGAAGAGTTAGAGCAACCTCCTGAAGATGTGGAGATCCTAGAGGAcatggatgaagaagaagatgaccaGGAGGAACCTATCTCCGATTCCCTGCCAG CAGAGCGGGATCTGGACAGGAGCAGCCCCTCCGTGCGGTTCAGCAGGACGTGTCTGAAGAACGTCTTCTCTGTGCTGCTGATCTTCGTCTATCTGCTGCTGATGGCCGTGGCCGTGTTCCTCGTCTATCAGACCATAACGGACTTCAGGGACAAGCTCAAACACCCGGTGATGTCTGTGTCCTACAAAGAGGTGGATGTGTACGAGGCTCCAG gcatagccatctatccagggaaGGCTCGGCTCCTGAGCTGCGACCATCACCTGTACGACCACATCCCGCCACTGAAGAGTCCGGGGCAGCCGGGGAAGAACCAGTGCGTCACCCAGACCATGAACTACACCGACCCCTTCACCAACCAGACAGTG AAGCACGCTCTCATAGTTAAGGGGCCGTGTGAAGTAAGGAAGAGGGAGCTGGTTTTCCTGCAGTTCCATCTCAACGAGACAGAACAAGACTTCAGCTCCATCGACTATCTGCTCTTCGCTTCTTACAAGAACTTCCTCGCCAG tgacaaCAAGAATAAATTCATGCAGGACTGTGAAAGCTCCTTCTCCAGCTGGAAATTTTCTGGGGGGTTTCGGACTTGGGTGAAAATGTCCTTAGTAAAGACGACTGAGGAAGACGGGAGACAAGACGTGGAGTTCAAGCAAGAG ggaAACACTAAAGATGCGGTGGTGGCCATTCCCATTGTCCCCCAAAATCCAAATGGATCCATGACCCAATGA